Genomic window (Sparus aurata chromosome 19, fSpaAur1.1, whole genome shotgun sequence):
GGTAAAATAAGCATGTTTTAACCTACGTTTAGATCTTTTTGAGTTGCCTGTGATGTGGGATCGCACAAGCAGACAGAGAAAAGCCCAATATAACCTGTGTATGTAGTTTGTGCAAGCAACGCTGttgatattctggtgtaaaaatACCatcaaaaaaatatgtttttttagcATTTCTATTCATGAGCAGGAAGTTTTCAGGGAAACTATAATCACTTCCATCATCAAATTGGTTTGAGTTACTAAAATGATTGCATGCAATCGACCAAAAATGGATGTTGTTATGGATTTGTTTAACCTTggacaaaaatgtattatttcctAACAATTAACATAACAATAATCTGTCAGTGTTAAGTTAGCAATTTCTTTGCCTCTTAAAGGTGATATATGTGagaattttggtttaaaattctgtaaatcgcctctgtacttTGTCCCTTGTCATCTAAACTGACCTCAGTCGGTCTTGGAGGCTGCGTTCAGTCCTGTCggtgttcagctgtgtttacGTGATCCAAGGTCTGGTCCGGATACACTCTAGGGCCACCAGCTCAACAGCTAACTGAGCCAGGAGCTAAATAGCTAACCTGACTCACTACAGAAAGGATTTGTAAGCATTGTCATTAAATTTGGTCCAGACATTGATGTTCGGTTTAGGATCAATTTTAATACTTTTCAAGCTTAAACTTGTCCAATTCTTcagtttatgaccaaatacctgctgctgcactttgtTTGTAGTGGTAATtatcaaatgttagcatgctaacaagctaaactaagatggtgaacatggtaacCTTCCACTTGGAAGCATCACCGTGATAGCTATGTAATTGTGAGAATCAAAGAATGTGTACAGAGGCATTTAGCGTATTAGCTAGTTTAACTTTTAGCCTTTACATAATGAGTATTTTTACCTCGTGTACTTTGATTAGTTATGATGCTGATACTTTTGTAAGTCTGTGGTGACAATCCGAGTATCGTGTGTCTGCATTGTGTTTACAGGATGTTGTTTCACGCTTTTCTTGTGAAACCCGAACCAGAGCAGCTACACTGAAACCATGAAGGACTTTGAATTTCCTGCCTCTGCTCACACTGTATTCTGCAGGTGGAGATTTGGTTTACAGAGGTGTGGCTGTGAAACAGTAAGACGTACAGAAAACACAGCCTCAGGTTCATGTGAGGATGCTCCAGCACTCAGTGAGAAAACAGAACTActtcttttactttttgaaGTCCGGCTACTTGAGGTCCTCGGACATGAAACCGTCTCCGTGACGTAATGATGTCTCGGTGCTTGTGGCACCACATGGGTCTCATTACAGAGAAGGGGAAGGGTGTAgagagaggagtgaagctgGCGGGGTAGGccgtgtggtttttttttctctgagccGAACAGAACAGAGCGGCGTGTGTGTTCGGGACAGACTGGGTcttgtgaatatgtgtgtgtgtgtgtgtgtgtgtgtgtgttttcctgtggaAGAGCCACCCTGGTTCCACAAACACCGTCAAGGGATTCACTCCAGCCGGAAAACAACGGCTCCTTTAACAGCCcgcacagtacacacacacacatacacacactcttacacactcacacacacgtacacacacacatacacactccatCATCGAGTCAGTTGGTGGTTTTTGCTCTAAATCCGATCTCATCCTCTCTAATTAGCTGGTTAGATTGGAGCTGTGGGGCAGCTCTGTTCACTGGAGAGAAGCGATTATTTCAAtttaattgttgtttatttttgtctttcaaGGTATGATTCTTATTCCGTTTTTCTCCTACTTGTTAAATTTGTGATTCCATGCCATTCTAGTGACATTTGTCGACATTTCTCTGTGAAAATGTCTGGTTGAGAGTAAAATGTCTCAGTAACTATACTGTAATGATTGTCACAAACTTTGGTTGAGACATTAATGTTGCCCACACAATGAAATATACTTTGGTGACTCCATGACTTTTCTTactacaacaataataacatcaAATTTGTCaaattcttcattttttctAACCAGATAGCTGCAGCTGCACTTTGCTTTTAGCgctaattagctaatgttagcacgcTAGCACATTTCACCAGCAAAACAGTTAGCATTTGCCTCATTTGCCAATTTAGCTTTATAGCGTGGTAAAGTGTCAAACAGAGCGGCTAATGTGGCTAATATGACTTTTGAGTAATTTCTcttaatttctctttttatttatatcattttatGTTTATGCCTTGAAGACTGGCAACCACTTCATGGACGCTAATGAGGATCTAAATAAAGTGAATAATAGTGAATAAGCTTGTGGCATAATGGGCTAATTTTGTAATGTGTTTACtccagcagaaaaataaatacccAGTGATCTTTGAGAAACCCAGAAGGTCCTTTGACAATTGTCACTGCTGTTATATAtcataaatacacaacacacaacagtcttttacacaacaaatacattttttaatccTGTTTATCCAAATTGTGACTGTTTCTTGTTCTGGTTTCTGGAAATGTagttaaaattgtatttaaaaaaaaaattgaggctttgttgaaacatgaaaatacaaattCTGTATTATCTGCATACATTTCTGGAAATTTATAGTTATAACAATTTCGTGGCAGCATTCAGAGATTGCAGCGGGAGGAAAGCAGATTTTAGTTTCTGCATGAATACGAGATCTTCATCATCACACTAACGTACAGCTGGATCACATCAGGTCACGATATTCCTCCAGAGATGTTGGTGAATCTCACCACATTAGGCAGGAAGTCACAAACCAAATCAGAGCGGTTAAACCGCTTATAACAAAATGATTATATCTACTGTAGATGTAACATATCTGCAGGTTTTACATCACAAGTAAAAGTGTTCTTCCGTTTATTTATCAACTTCATCTCttctttctatttctctctcttttctattTTGATTTTGTGCATATGcatattttgttgttgctcTTTCTTGAAAAAAGGCAATAAAGAGTTGAAAAGAATAAAGTTTTCTTCCATCTGTTCTTGTTCTGTACTCAGGCCAGCGAGGGGAAAGCAGCAAACGTCGTCACTCCGGAAGCCATGAAGACTGAACCTGACAGCAAAGCCAAAGGTGAGAATATACAGTTTCACGGTCGGCCATGTTTATAGTCGACGTACGTTTATGTGCATGTTAAAAGTAGTGCATCAGCAAAGGTTGAtggaaataaaatagaatattcagaaaaataaaatgtttggagaatgtgcaaaatacatttttatgtccacaggaggttttttttttcctttccttttttggaAAAGGGTAAATGTGGAGACGTGTTTTCTACCGAGATCCAACTCTGTTCAACAcggctgatcagctgtttctacTAAGAGAGAATATAAAGTTTTCTGAGAACTTTGCACAACAGGGGCGAAAAGATCTGCGTCCAAAATATCTTTCCAAGTAAAATttggaaacaataaaaacaatgcaaCGCAGGGAGATTATGGCTGAGCATGTCTTACTTTATTTACTTGTGTCTTTGCTCCATAGTTTGATTTGATCTGAATGTGTCTGGCAGGGCGGGAGCAGTGTAAAGTCCTCTTTCCTTATGAAGCACAAAATGAAGACGAGCTGTCGATCAAAGAGGGAGAGATCGTCAACATCATCACGAAGGTAAACCGGTTTATGTTTGTGGGTATGACTTCATTCTCGCACATTTGCAACATTTGATTTGCttgaaaacacaatttgcatCCAGGCGCACACAAAATACATTATGAATCGTGCTGCAAACACTCTGCTGTGGCTCCTTTGTTCAGGAGTGTGCAGACGCCGGCTGGTGGATGGGGGAGATCGGAGGACGGCAAGGCGTCTTCCCAGACAACTTTGTCAAGCTGCTAGAAGTGGAGAAAGAGGTGAGTTCAGCGCGAGGACACAGCACAAAGAGTTATCTGTTTGCTGTGATGTGAGAAGTTGAGAGAGTCTCAAAGACCTGACACATTCTTGATGTGTTTCTGCATCTGTTTGTGTTCTCAGAGACCAAAgaaacctcctcctcccagcGCGCCGTCAGCTAAACACACCACAGGTACAGTCAAACCGCCGccttcttctctgctctcttctcatgtttttaatgttctgagagagaaaataaaaagcctgtGAACTCTGACCTGTAGAGAAAAAGTCGGAGGTCAAGAAGGTTCCTCCTGAGCGACCTGAGCACCTGCCTCAGAGAGACCAGGATCGAGGTACAGTCCAGACCACTTCGGTCCTCTTCAGACTGCCTTcagcctgcagctcctgcagcagctctaaACTTTCCGCTCCTTCTGATCTGTTCAGCTGACAGATCTCTAACTAACATGCTTAATACAACTAATCCAGCATCCAGAGGGAGTCACCATGCATCCTCAGGTCCTCCCaagatttaaaatgaaaacagcacGCACACTTTTAGAGCTGATTCATGTTTCTGGGGAGTTTTTATGCCTCCACGCCGGACATATCTTATCAGAATCATTATGTTATTGAGTTGTCCGTCCCATCGTTTCGAATGCCGATATCTCAGGAATGCCTTGAGGGATTCTTTTCAAATAAGTCACCAATGTTCGCTTGGACTCAAGGACGAACTGATTGGAATTTGGTGGACAAGGTTTAAAGGTTAAAGTCATATCGTGACCTCACAAATCTCATTTTAGGCCCTAACTTTCATACGATATCTATGACTGCACCATGTGTCAGAGCGCTCTGTCAGTCAGTTACTCACCAGGATTCTAGATGTCGAATTTTCACCAAGAACTACACTTAATACAGTTGATTAAAGTTTACAAAACATAGGCAACACATTACTCTCTATAAGTTTTATACTTTCAGCTACTAAAATATGAACACTTACTGGTTTCTTTATGTCATTATGATGCAAAACGTAATATTTTTGGGttgcagacaaaacaaaacatttgaagacgTCATTTTGAAGATCCATTGAAACTgaaattaacatatttttactaaaatattgttttaactGACTTGTTATCAGAGTTTTTGCTAATAAATAACCTTTGTAACTAatcaaacattcattttaatccGCCTATATAACTTCAATGTCAGCAAATTGTGCGTCAACATTTTCACAGACTTTCTGAGTTGCTGTTACGACTTCAAGTGAATTTCTCTGATTATTCTGACGCCACATGAATCCGTTATCATTAATGTCGGTGTGAATCTGGACGATTTGGACGTTTTTAATCTGTAAATGGAGCCGAACGTGCAGCAGGTCTCTGTCAAGGCTGGATGCTGAAGTAAGAGCATGTCGCAGTGTGTTCGTCCTCCTCTGTAAAGCGAAGGGAACAAAGCTCTGATTGAAGAAATGGTGTCAACATCATTATGTGTGCAACAGGAAGCTCTGGGCGCTGTGGTTTTGAGCTTGACAAACACTGGCACCGACACACAAGCCTCCAattatctctgtctctgtcacttgtctCATTACATGCgattaatacaaaacaaatagaATTAACTTGACAAAGTGACTTATTTAAAATGCTACTCGGACAATATTTGATCCCAGTCGGCAGTGGAAGTAAAAGTAACAAAACAATGTAGAAATTCCTGATTACAAGCACAATAGATGATCAAAATATACTTTATTGGATTGAGCATATACTATAAAGGTTGTTAGCTTATTTTAACATCtttataaatgtgtatttttctttattgcttTTTCTCGCGTGGAAATCTTTTGCTTGCATACTCTGCGCCTGAAATTGTAAATAGTACttagtaaataaaatgtatacaaTAAGAACAAGTATgcaatgataaataaaaaagagagtatacaaaataaaaatataggacagaatgacagacatTTAGTAATactttgaaattgtattttaatggtACAGCTTGTAAGAAAGTTTAAAATACTGATGCTTGAGATGGTGAAAATTAAtcagaaactgagaaaaaagaaTTTTTGGGACTCATCCTTCATCCACGTTTTCTGTAAATCcgttcagcagtttttgtgtaatcctgctgacaaaccgactaaacaacaaacagacgaGCAGCCACGGACGAGAACATAATCTCCTTCCTGCCACCACTCTGACACCTGATCATCCTAATCCTCTTTGGCTGCAGTCGAATAGTCTGTTTTTTGCTGATGAAGCTTTCAAACTGGGTGAAATTAAGTATTTAAGAGCTGTTTGAACTTTCAAAATGCAAAGGAAACGTGCTTCAATTCCTCCTTTCCCTTATTATTTCCTCATGCGTTCTGCTTCACATCTTTCTGTTCAGGACGTGATGTTTTTTGACTCTTCGACCGCAGCCTTCTAATTTAATTTATCCCTCCTGTTCTTGCAGCTTCGGGCGCCTCCAGACCTTTCTTCACCTCCCGTTCTTTACTCTTTAACCCTCTTTGGCACCTCTTCAGTCGCTGTTTTTACTCCTCATCTTCATCGCACTCCTACTTCACCTTCACCTAAATATGCATGTCACCTCTCCATGTGCagtctgttttgtgtttagTTATTTGTGAAcatccgtgtgtgtttgtgtgattttgtgtgtgtgtgtaggtgaagAGGTGAAGGTCGGAGAAATCCCCAAGCCCTCCCTCCCATCTATCTTTCCCAAGAAACCCCTCCCCCCAAAGacaagctcctcctcctcctcctcccatccccCGCGGCGTCCCGAGAGACCGCCCACTCTAGCGTCAGTACACGctcacacgcagacacacacatcctaTACATCCCCGAGTGCACACAGCCTAACATTGTCGTATGGTTTACCTGCTCAGGTGTGAAAGCCCCAAGTCTGAGGGCGGGGCTTCGACACCAGATTCTGCCCCTGACAGGTCACATGACGCCGGTGAGTCTGACTGACGTGAGCGTCGACCAATGAGATGACGATGTGGTGCCTCAGTGACAGTCAGAGCGTCTCCTTTTTGTCTCTGTACACATTCAAACTTTTAAtcgtgtgtttttgtgtttctggtgTGTGCAGATGCGGACCTGGACGCAGTCGTCGCATCAACAGAGAAGCTGAGTCATCCGACGGCGTCGCGGCCTCGAGTCACAGACCGCCGGCCTCGCTCGCAGATCATCACACCAGTGAGACTTTGCAGTCAGACTGTTATGATCCTGAGTCCTACCTATTGGTCCACCATCACAGTCATGATCTACCTGTTTCTgcccgtctctctctcacagtctTCCCTGTCCACGATTGATCTGGACCCCCCTGCAGtggaggacaggaaggagaagaaCAGAGCGAAGGAGGAGCCGGAGACTTTCTCCAGATCCATAGACGTTTCCCTGAGAAAAGGAGTTCCCACCGTCTCTGTAAGACCAACCTCACTGCACCGCCTCGCACTGTTTGTTTcatccagcagagggcagcacagCACAGATTTAATGTTGAGcagttttaaatcttttttttttgttccccaTAAACACTTGAGATAATACTTTGCTGGTAAATGTTTGATATCACAGTTTTCAATTTTTTAGTAAAGTTAAGTTTATATTTAATGCCTAACACAACAGAAAATCACAATTAACGTAATTAATGACTGTTAGTTGGTAAGAAATTCTGTTTCTTCttgatcttgttttttttagcacttTTAGCGCAATTTGAGTTTTAAAAGGTTGATGTGTTTCAGTTGGCAAAACAATCTCACCACAAAGTCCAGTTGTATGGTGGGCCAGCATtgtcaaaattaaaattaaataaagaaatgactCAGTAGATAAATATTTCATTGGACACACCCAAAAAATAATATGAAACATAAATCTACGCAATATTTTGTCAATTTAagtcaatttatttattttctaatgaAGCAAAAACATCAAGAAACATTTGGACGAAAAATGCAAAGAGAAACTAAAAGATAAATAAGTAGAATAGAATTATATTTagaaatgaattaatgaatacataaaactAAAAAATTAAATGGGAACCTAAATAGGAGAATTGATACGAAGGTATATAAATACAGACAGAAATATCAATTTGTAGGAATAAttcctgtatttgttttaaatgttatcaCTTGGTGCATCTAATTTGCATTTAATTgagtcattatttattatttatttatttatttttggcagTATCTTTCTTCATACATATTCGTAGCTGTTCTACAACTTTTGGTTATATCACACAATTTATTAGGATGAATCTGAGATGTATGAGGAAAATATACTGATCAATAAATTCTGAGATTCactgatttgtgtttgtatttcccTTCAGATACCTGACAGTAAAGCACCGCTGCCTGTCAAGCCCTCTGTCCTGACCCCGCCTACCTCCAGCCATCGCCCCTCCTCCCCGTCTTCCTCCTCGGGTCTGACCCCCTCCCCCGAGCTCCGGCATTCACCTCTGACCCCCCCGACACTGGAGGAACTCAGGAACCAGCTGAGAGACCTGAGGTCCTCCGTAGAACTGCTGAAGAGCCAGCACAGGTATGTCATCTATATCGTACGCACCTGGATGTGTGTGGTTAGAAAGCGAGCGTATCAGAGTCATGACCCTGACGTGTTTATGTGTTTCAGGCAGGAGATGAAGCAGCTTTCAAACACGCTGGATGAAGAGAAGAGGATTCGTATCGGTTTACAGGTGAGGTCACAGACCATATTCGCACACCTGTTGTATTGTTCAGATGCAAATAGTTCTAGGATCCCAAGTTCCCTCAATCGACTGACTTCCTGAACAACGTTTTGACATGTGCAGCCTTTTAGCTCAGATTGTGCTGATTTTCGGAATGTGAAGCGTTTTatgataaacacaaaaataagtaataatcacaataaacaaacataccAACTCAGGCCCCGGGGAAACTGGTGATAAAAGCGTGAAAATACCTCGGCTCTAATTAATTTTATCCTAtatcaaaaacaaatacatg
Coding sequences:
- the sh3kbp1 gene encoding SH3 domain-containing kinase-binding protein 1 isoform X1 yields the protein MVEAVVEFDYEAQQDDELSLTVGDIIVNIRRDDGGWWEGELGGRRGLFPDNFVREIKKEAKRDGGQASMIKSELSNGRASPVSDPGVRPGRKGEQIRKRRCKAAFSYVPQHEDELELKIGDVIEIIAEKDTCRSGGPQVEEGWWEGFLNGKTGMFPSNFTKEILNESDTPSLDTPTSQEDLRSGRTSKDSPGSESDGGDSRSETGSGEIQPKKIRGFGFGDIFKDQPIKLRPRSMDVESEADKASEGKAANVVTPEAMKTEPDSKAKGREQCKVLFPYEAQNEDELSIKEGEIVNIITKECADAGWWMGEIGGRQGVFPDNFVKLLEVEKERPKKPPPPSAPSAKHTTEKKSEVKKVPPERPEHLPQRDQDRGEEVKVGEIPKPSLPSIFPKKPLPPKTSSSSSSSHPPRRPERPPTLACESPKSEGGASTPDSAPDRSHDADADLDAVVASTEKLSHPTASRPRVTDRRPRSQIITPSSLSTIDLDPPAVEDRKEKNRAKEEPETFSRSIDVSLRKGVPTVSIPDSKAPLPVKPSVLTPPTSSHRPSSPSSSSGLTPSPELRHSPLTPPTLEELRNQLRDLRSSVELLKSQHRQEMKQLSNTLDEEKRIRIGLQMEVEQIKKSLSK
- the sh3kbp1 gene encoding SH3 domain-containing kinase-binding protein 1 isoform X2, coding for MVEAVVEFDYEAQQDDELSLTVGDIIVNIRRDDGGWWEGELGGRRGLFPDNFVREIKKEAKRDGGQASMIKSELSNGRASPVSDPGVRPGRKGEQIRKRRCKAAFSYVPQHEDELELKIGDVIEIIAEVEEGWWEGFLNGKTGMFPSNFTKEILNESDTPSLDTPTSQEDLRSGRTSKDSPGSESDGGDSRSETGSGEIQPKKIRGFGFGDIFKDQPIKLRPRSMDVESEADKASEGKAANVVTPEAMKTEPDSKAKGREQCKVLFPYEAQNEDELSIKEGEIVNIITKECADAGWWMGEIGGRQGVFPDNFVKLLEVEKERPKKPPPPSAPSAKHTTEKKSEVKKVPPERPEHLPQRDQDRGEEVKVGEIPKPSLPSIFPKKPLPPKTSSSSSSSHPPRRPERPPTLACESPKSEGGASTPDSAPDRSHDADADLDAVVASTEKLSHPTASRPRVTDRRPRSQIITPSSLSTIDLDPPAVEDRKEKNRAKEEPETFSRSIDVSLRKGVPTVSIPDSKAPLPVKPSVLTPPTSSHRPSSPSSSSGLTPSPELRHSPLTPPTLEELRNQLRDLRSSVELLKSQHRQEMKQLSNTLDEEKRIRIGLQMEVEQIKKSLSK
- the sh3kbp1 gene encoding SH3 domain-containing kinase-binding protein 1 isoform X4, with protein sequence MVEAVVEFDYEAQQDDELSLTVGDIIVNIRRDDGGWWEGELGGRRGLFPDNFVREIKKEAKRDGGQASMIKSELSNGRASPVSDPGVRPGRKGEQIRKRRCKAAFSYVPQHEDELELKIGDVIEIIAEKDTCRSGGPQVEEGWWEGFLNGKTGMFPSNFTKEILNESDTPSLDTPTSQEDLRSGRTSKDSPGSESDGGDSRSETGSGEIQPKKIRGFGFGDIFKDQPIKLRPRSMDVESEADKASEGKAANVVTPEAMKTEPDSKAKGREQCKVLFPYEAQNEDELSIKEGEIVNIITKECADAGWWMGEIGGRQGVFPDNFVKLLEVEKERPKKPPPPSAPSAKHTTEKKSEVKKVPPERPEHLPQRDQDRDADLDAVVASTEKLSHPTASRPRVTDRRPRSQIITPSSLSTIDLDPPAVEDRKEKNRAKEEPETFSRSIDVSLRKGVPTVSIPDSKAPLPVKPSVLTPPTSSHRPSSPSSSSGLTPSPELRHSPLTPPTLEELRNQLRDLRSSVELLKSQHRQEMKQLSNTLDEEKRIRIGLQMEVEQIKKSLSK
- the sh3kbp1 gene encoding SH3 domain-containing kinase-binding protein 1 isoform X3 encodes the protein MVEAVVEFDYEAQQDDELSLTVGDIIVNIRRDDGGWWEGELGGRRGLFPDNFVREIKKEAKRDGGQASMIKSELSNGRASPVSDPGVRPGRKGEQIRKRRCKAAFSYVPQHEDELELKIGDVIEIIAEKDTCRSGGPQVEEGWWEGFLNGKTGMFPSNFTKEILNESDTPSLDTPTSQEDLRSGRTSKDSPGSESDGGDSRSETGSGEIQPKKIRGFGFGDIFKDQPIKLRPRSMDVESEADKASEGKAANVVTPEAMKTEPDSKAKGREQCKVLFPYEAQNEDELSIKEGEIVNIITKECADAGWWMGEIGGRQGVFPDNFVKLLEVEKERPKKPPPPSAPSAKHTTGEEVKVGEIPKPSLPSIFPKKPLPPKTSSSSSSSHPPRRPERPPTLACESPKSEGGASTPDSAPDRSHDADADLDAVVASTEKLSHPTASRPRVTDRRPRSQIITPSSLSTIDLDPPAVEDRKEKNRAKEEPETFSRSIDVSLRKGVPTVSIPDSKAPLPVKPSVLTPPTSSHRPSSPSSSSGLTPSPELRHSPLTPPTLEELRNQLRDLRSSVELLKSQHRQEMKQLSNTLDEEKRIRIGLQMEVEQIKKSLSK
- the sh3kbp1 gene encoding SH3 domain-containing kinase-binding protein 1 isoform X5, giving the protein MVEAVVEFDYEAQQDDELSLTVGDIIVNIRRDDGGWWEGELGGRRGLFPDNFVREIKKEAKRDGGQASMIKSELSNGRASPVSDPGVRPGRKGEQIRKRRCKAAFSYVPQHEDELELKIGDVIEIIAEKDTCRSGGPQVEEGWWEGFLNGKTGMFPSNFTKEILNESDTPSLDTPTSQEDLRSGRTSKDSPGSESDGGDSRSETGSGEIQPKKIRGFGFGDIFKDQPIKLRPRSMDVESEADKASEGKAANVVTPEAMKTEPDSKAKGREQCKVLFPYEAQNEDELSIKEGEIVNIITKECADAGWWMGEIGGRQGVFPDNFVKLLEVEKERPKKPPPPSAPSAKHTTDADLDAVVASTEKLSHPTASRPRVTDRRPRSQIITPSSLSTIDLDPPAVEDRKEKNRAKEEPETFSRSIDVSLRKGVPTVSIPDSKAPLPVKPSVLTPPTSSHRPSSPSSSSGLTPSPELRHSPLTPPTLEELRNQLRDLRSSVELLKSQHRQEMKQLSNTLDEEKRIRIGLQMEVEQIKKSLSK